The stretch of DNA AACGCCACCGCCACCGCTATGAGTTTAACAGCAGCTATGCCGACGCGTTTGAGCGGGCCGGGCTGCGCCCCACGGGCATAAACCCCGATACCGGGCTGGTTGAAGTGGTTGAACTGACCGGGCATCCGTGGTTTATGGGCGTGCAGTTCCATCCCGAACTGAAAAGCACGGTTATGAACCCGCATCCGCTCTTTGTGAAATTTGTGGGAGCGGCCCTCGCCCATAGTCAGCACAAACGTGCCGCTCAGCCCAATGAACATGCCGCTCCCGTAGAAACCGCCGACATGGTTGATTAACCAACCGATTGGGTGTAATTTTGCAGTAAATTTTGTTTGTCGTTTAACGTTTTACCGGGTATCCGGTGCGATTCGCTTTCAGTGTTGAACCGCAAACGTTGAACGACGAACCTCAAACTATCGTAATGGATCGTAATCAACTTATCGGCATCGTCCTGATTCTGGCGATGATAGTCGGCTACCAGCTACTGATGCCGAAACCGGAGCCGGTGAAAGAACCTGCCAGGGCATCACAAACTACCAAACCGTCTGCTACTACAGCTCCACAGCCATCGTCAGCACCAACTGCACAGGGCACCGATTCGGTCGCGCTGAAAGCACAATTCGGCGATTTTGCCGCTCTTGCCAACGGGCAGCTCCGCGACATTGTTGTTGAAAACAAAGACGTTAAAGTAACGTTCAGCACGCTCGGAGGGCGTGTTAAAGAGGTTATCCTCAAAAACTATAAAACCTACGACCAGAAGCCCCTGGTGCTGATTGATGAACAAAGCAGCAAAATGGTGCTTGAGCTGCCCACCAATCGGGGTAAGGTCGATCTGCACCAACTGTATTTTCAGACTGCCGCAGCCGGTGGCATCGCAAACGGGAAGCCACAACAGATTGCATTCCGGGCTGAGGTAGCACCGGGGCAGGTGATTGAACAGGTGTATACCGTGCCGGCAGAAGGCTACGTGATTAACTACGACCTGAAACTGACGGGCCTAAGCAACGTGGCTGGCAACGAGAACATCCACTTTGTTTGGGAAGACCGGATGCGGCAGTACGAAAACGATTTGGCGAACAACCGCCGGGCCGCTACAGTCAACTACCTGACCGCCAGTGAAAGCTTCAACGGCCTGACCGAGAGCGAAGCCAATGAGCAGGCCACCGCTGACGAACCCGTTCGCTGGTTTACCATTAAACACAAGTATTTTCTGTCGGGCTTTGTCGCTAAAAATGCCCCGCTGGAAAAAGCCAGCTTCCAGACTACGGTAGACCCCGCCGACCCGAAAACGGTAAAAACGGCCCTTACCGACGTGATGCTGCCGATGGCAGACGTGAAAGCGGGCAAAGGGCAGTATGCATACTATTTCGGTCCTAACGACTTCCAACTGCTGGGCGACGTAGCCCCCGAATTCGACCGGAATGTGTACCTCGGTTACTCGATTCTGAAGCCCATCAACAAATATTTTTTCGTGCCGGTATTTAACCTGCTCGAAAAATTTATTTCCAACTACGGCCTGCTGATTATCGTGCTGGTGGTGTTTGTGAAACTGATTCTCACCCCGTTAACTTACCGGTCTTATGTCAGCATGGCGAAAATGCGGGTGTTGGCTCCGGAAATCGAGGCCATCAAAGCCCGTGTGGGCGATGACATGGCGAAGCAGCAGTCCGAGCAGATGAAGCTGTATCAGGAAGTGGGCGTTAGCCCGCTCAGTGGCTGCGTGCCGGTGCTGGCAACCATGCCCATTCTGTTTGCGCTGTTCATGCTCTTCCCAAATCTGATCGAATTGCGGCAGAAACCATTCTTGTGGGCCAGTGACCTCTCGACCTACGATGCTGTGCTGACCTTCCCGAACATTCCTTTCGTAGGCGGTCACCTGAGCTTGTTTACGGTACTTATGACGGTGTCGTCTATCGGATTTGCGTATTTCAACAACCAGACCACACCCACGCAGCCCGGCCCTATCGACATGAAAAAGCTGAGTTACGTATTCCCGATCATGTTTATGTTCGTGCTGAATTCGTATCCGGCAGGTCTGACGTTTTATTATTTTGTGTCGAACGTCGTCACTATCGCTCAACAGCAATTGATTCGCCGATTTGTTGACGAGGATAAAATAAAGGCGGTGCTGGACGATAACCGGAAAAAGATTGCCAGCGGGCAGGGCAAGAAGCCGGGTGGTTTTCAGGCGATGCTCCAAAAGCAGTTAGCCGCTGCTGACGAGGCCCGCAAACAGGCCGAAGAGATTCAGCGCAAAGCTAAGCCGAAGAAATAACTGCGGGGAGTCAATGCAATCGAAATTCCTGATTAACTTAACAAAAGCAACGCGGCTGCGTTGCTTTTGTGCATAAACTCCAACAAACTATGAACATAAGCAGGTGCCGGTTCATTATTGGTCTGATCACGCTGTTGTTCGCCAATCAGGTTCTGGCTCAGGTATCGACAGACGCGCAACGGCGATACCGGTCGGCTGTTGAATCAGTAAAAATAGGCGACTACGTCCGCGCCAAAACCGACCTGAACGCAATTATCCAACGAGGGGGTGTGCTGGCACCCTATGCCCACTACTACTATGCCCTCGCCTGCCTGCGCGAACGCAAACTCGATCAGGCCCGGCTGATGCTCAAGCAGTTGCAGAACCGCTTCCCCGACTGGCCCAAAAAAGACGAAGCCCACTACCTGCTGGGAGTGGTGAATATGGAAAACGGCCAGTACGAAGACGCCCTGACGGCCTTGCAGCAGATTGGCGACCCAGGATTACGGCCCGCCATCAACTCCCTCGAAGAAACGTTTGTCGGGCGTATCACCAACCTGAACCAACTGAAGCAACTGAATCGGGAGTTCCCGCAGAACCGAAGCGTCGGGCTGGCTCTGATTAACCTGATTCAGCGCACGTCGAGCGATAAAGATGATCTGGAACTGTCGGACCGGCTGACAAACCGGTTTGGCGTACCGGTAACGGCCTCGGCGCGGTCGAATACTCCGCCGGTTCAGCCCGCAACAACGCCTGCTGCCTCGCCCGCCACGCGCCCAAATAACCGGTCGGGTCGGGCGAAGGGATATTACAACGTCGCGATTATGTTTCCCTTTCGCATCAGTGAGTTTGATTCAGGTAAGCGGCTACGGTCAAATCAGTACGTATATGACCTGTATGACGGCATCAGAATGGCGAAAGATAAACTTCAGGAGGAAGGAATTACGGTAAACCTGTTTGCCTACGACGTTGACAACGATGCTGCCAAAACGCAGGAGTTACTCAACGGTTCTGCCTTCAGCCAGACCGACCTGATTATCGGCCCGTTGTATGTGGAACCCAATAAAATTGCAACGGCCTACGCCAATCAGAATAATATCCTGTTACTGAATCCAATTGCAACCAGTAACGAGCTGATACTCAACCAGCCGATGGCGTTTCTGGCACAGCCATCGCTGACCCGGCAGGCGCAGCAAATGGCAGCACACGCCATGCGGCTGGGACCGAATCGGCGGGTTGCCATTTATTTCGGTGCGTCGCGGAAAGATTCGCTGCTGGCCGTGGCGTACCAGGCTGAACTGAAACGACTGAATGCTCAGGTTGTTGATTTTCAGCGACTAAAAGCAACCGCCCAGGCAACCGCCGATGCCATGCGATTGACACCTGCCGCCCGCCCGGCAACGGCTTCGGCTGCTCAATCGGCGACCACCGTGTCTCCCATTACGCTGGGCCACGTTTTCTTAGCCAGCATCAGCGATGACGATGGCCCCCGACTGCTCGACGCGCTCGCCCGTCGGCGCGTGAGTGGCCCGCTGATGGCAACGGCATCGGCCTTCGATTACTATCGGAACTCAACCTCAACGTTTACCCGCCGGGATTTGTACCTGCTCTATCCCGACTATATTGACAATCAACGTGAGTTTGTGCTGTCGTTTGAAGAGCAGTATTTAGCTAAACGCAATACTATTCCGTCGGTATTTACGGCTCAGGGCTACGACATGATGCTATTTTTCGGGCGGCAGTTGGCGAAAAACGGCGTACCATTTCGGAGCCGGGCCACCCTGCGCTCCGACACCGACGACTACCTGCTGTCGGGATTCGACTATACCCAATCCAATGAAAATCAGATCGTTCCCATCGTAAAATACGACAGCGGACGGTTCACTAAAATCAATTGAGTGGTTGAATGATTGAGTGGTTGAATGATAGAATGATTGAATGGTTAGGTCGGGCTAAGCCGGTATTCAATCACTCAATCACTCAACCATTCTATCATTCAACCACTCAACCATTCAACACCACATGACCACAAGCGAACAACTTTTTGAGAAGGCTAAAACATTGATTCCCGGTGGCGTAAATTCGCCGGTACGGGCATTTCGGGCAGTGGGCGGTAGTCCGCTGTTCATTAAATCGGGCAAAGGACCGTATGTATACGATGAAGACGGTCGGCAGTATATAGAGCTGATTAATTCGTGGGGGCCGATGATTCTGGGTCATGCGTTCGAGCCGGTTGAAAAGGCCGTGCGCGATGCCATTCAGTATTCGTTTTCGTTCGGGGCACCCACGCGCAAGGAGGTCGAAATGGCCGAACTGATTGTGTCGATGGTGCCCTCTATCGAAAAAGTGCGGATGGTTAATTCGGGTACTGAAGCCACAATGGCTGCCATTCGGGTAGCGAGGGGGTTTACCGGTCGCGATAAAATCATTAAGTTCGAAGGGTGCTACCACGGTCATGGCGATTCGTTTCTGATTGCGGCTGGCAGTGGGGCCGTAACGATGGGCGTACCCGACTCGCCCGGCGTGACCAAAGCCACTGCCGCCGACACGCTCACCGCGCCTTATAACAATCTGGCGGCTGTTGAGGTACTGCTCGACAACAATCAAAATCAGGTGGCGGCTCTGATTCTGGAGCCGGTAGTAGGCAATATGGGTTGCGTGATACCCGAACCCGGATTTCTGCAAGGCGTCCGCGACCTGTGCAACAAACACGGGGTTGTGCTAATTTTCGATGAAGTCATGACCGGTTTTCGGCTGGCAAAAGGGGGCGCACAGGAACGTTTCGGAATTACGCCCGACCTGACCACGCTGGGTAAAATCATTGGGGGCGGAATGCCAGTGGGTGCTTACGGGGGGCGCGCCGAGATCATGAACGTAGTGTCGCCCGCCGGACCGGTCTATCAGGCCGGAACACTGTCGGGCAACCCCATTGCCATGTCGGCGGGTTTAGCCATGCTTCACCACCTCAACGACCACCCGGACGTGTATACGCGCTTAGACGAGATTGGCGAAAAACTGGCAACAGGATTCCGGGCCGGACTCCAAAAAGCCGGACTAAATTATACTATCAACCAGATCGGTTCGATGTTCACGCTCTTCATGACCGAGCGTTCCGTAAGTGATTTCGCCGACGCCAAATCCTGCGACTTGCCGTTGTTTGGCCGTTATTTCCATGCCATGCTAAAGCGGGGCGTTTATCTGGCCCCGTCGCAGTTCGAGAGCCTGTTCGTCTCCGTCGCCCTCACCAACGACCTGATCGACGAGGTAATTCAGGCGAATGAAGAAGCTTTATTGGAAGTGATGAGTGATGAGTGATGAGTTTGCTGACGCGAGAGCAGAATACTGGCGTCAGCCCACTCATCGTTCATCACTCATCACTCATCGTTCAAAACAAACTATGTTTTTCTCCATCATCATCCCCGTCTACAACCGCCCCGGCGAACTGCGCGAACTGCTCGACAGTCTGACGAAGCAGACATATACGCAGTTTGAGGTGCTGGTTATCGAAGATGGTTCGGTTGAGAAAGCCGACGGCGTTGTAGCGGAATTCGCTGACCGGCTGCGGATTCGGTATTTTTTTAAGCCCAACTCCGGGCAGGGCTTTACGCGCAACTACGGTTTTGAGCGGGCCGAGGGCGATTATTTCGTGATATTCGACTCGGATGCCCTCGTACCACCCAACTATTTTGCCGTTGTCAATCAGCGGCTTACGAGTCAGTGGCTGGATGCCTACGGTGGTCCCGACGCGGCCCATCCCGACTTTACGCCCGTTCAAAAAGCCATCAGCTATTCGATGACTTCGCCTTTTACGACGGGGGGAATTCGGGGCAGCAAGAAAAACTTAGGTGGTACGTATCACCCGCGTAGCTTCAACATGGGGTTGTCGCGGAAGGTGTGGGAGCGCATTGGCGGTTATAAACTGAGCCGGATGGGTGAAGACATTGAATTTGCCATTCGTATTATCAAGAATGGTTTTTCTACGGGCCTGATTCCCGATGCGTTTATTTACCACAAACGTCGGACGAATTTCGGGCAGTTTTTTCGGCAACTGCGATTCTTTGGCCGCGCCCGTATCAATATCAGCCGTTATTACCCCAACGAATTAAAATTGGTGCATACATTCCCGGCCCTGTTCACACTTTTTGTCGTG from Spirosoma montaniterrae encodes:
- the yidC gene encoding membrane protein insertase YidC yields the protein MDRNQLIGIVLILAMIVGYQLLMPKPEPVKEPARASQTTKPSATTAPQPSSAPTAQGTDSVALKAQFGDFAALANGQLRDIVVENKDVKVTFSTLGGRVKEVILKNYKTYDQKPLVLIDEQSSKMVLELPTNRGKVDLHQLYFQTAAAGGIANGKPQQIAFRAEVAPGQVIEQVYTVPAEGYVINYDLKLTGLSNVAGNENIHFVWEDRMRQYENDLANNRRAATVNYLTASESFNGLTESEANEQATADEPVRWFTIKHKYFLSGFVAKNAPLEKASFQTTVDPADPKTVKTALTDVMLPMADVKAGKGQYAYYFGPNDFQLLGDVAPEFDRNVYLGYSILKPINKYFFVPVFNLLEKFISNYGLLIIVLVVFVKLILTPLTYRSYVSMAKMRVLAPEIEAIKARVGDDMAKQQSEQMKLYQEVGVSPLSGCVPVLATMPILFALFMLFPNLIELRQKPFLWASDLSTYDAVLTFPNIPFVGGHLSLFTVLMTVSSIGFAYFNNQTTPTQPGPIDMKKLSYVFPIMFMFVLNSYPAGLTFYYFVSNVVTIAQQQLIRRFVDEDKIKAVLDDNRKKIASGQGKKPGGFQAMLQKQLAAADEARKQAEEIQRKAKPKK
- the bamD gene encoding outer membrane protein assembly factor BamD, which translates into the protein MNISRCRFIIGLITLLFANQVLAQVSTDAQRRYRSAVESVKIGDYVRAKTDLNAIIQRGGVLAPYAHYYYALACLRERKLDQARLMLKQLQNRFPDWPKKDEAHYLLGVVNMENGQYEDALTALQQIGDPGLRPAINSLEETFVGRITNLNQLKQLNREFPQNRSVGLALINLIQRTSSDKDDLELSDRLTNRFGVPVTASARSNTPPVQPATTPAASPATRPNNRSGRAKGYYNVAIMFPFRISEFDSGKRLRSNQYVYDLYDGIRMAKDKLQEEGITVNLFAYDVDNDAAKTQELLNGSAFSQTDLIIGPLYVEPNKIATAYANQNNILLLNPIATSNELILNQPMAFLAQPSLTRQAQQMAAHAMRLGPNRRVAIYFGASRKDSLLAVAYQAELKRLNAQVVDFQRLKATAQATADAMRLTPAARPATASAAQSATTVSPITLGHVFLASISDDDGPRLLDALARRRVSGPLMATASAFDYYRNSTSTFTRRDLYLLYPDYIDNQREFVLSFEEQYLAKRNTIPSVFTAQGYDMMLFFGRQLAKNGVPFRSRATLRSDTDDYLLSGFDYTQSNENQIVPIVKYDSGRFTKIN
- the hemL gene encoding glutamate-1-semialdehyde 2,1-aminomutase yields the protein MTTSEQLFEKAKTLIPGGVNSPVRAFRAVGGSPLFIKSGKGPYVYDEDGRQYIELINSWGPMILGHAFEPVEKAVRDAIQYSFSFGAPTRKEVEMAELIVSMVPSIEKVRMVNSGTEATMAAIRVARGFTGRDKIIKFEGCYHGHGDSFLIAAGSGAVTMGVPDSPGVTKATAADTLTAPYNNLAAVEVLLDNNQNQVAALILEPVVGNMGCVIPEPGFLQGVRDLCNKHGVVLIFDEVMTGFRLAKGGAQERFGITPDLTTLGKIIGGGMPVGAYGGRAEIMNVVSPAGPVYQAGTLSGNPIAMSAGLAMLHHLNDHPDVYTRLDEIGEKLATGFRAGLQKAGLNYTINQIGSMFTLFMTERSVSDFADAKSCDLPLFGRYFHAMLKRGVYLAPSQFESLFVSVALTNDLIDEVIQANEEALLEVMSDE
- a CDS encoding glycosyltransferase, yielding MFFSIIIPVYNRPGELRELLDSLTKQTYTQFEVLVIEDGSVEKADGVVAEFADRLRIRYFFKPNSGQGFTRNYGFERAEGDYFVIFDSDALVPPNYFAVVNQRLTSQWLDAYGGPDAAHPDFTPVQKAISYSMTSPFTTGGIRGSKKNLGGTYHPRSFNMGLSRKVWERIGGYKLSRMGEDIEFAIRIIKNGFSTGLIPDAFIYHKRRTNFGQFFRQLRFFGRARINISRYYPNELKLVHTFPALFTLFVVSVPIWALVSPVLGWLSLSVLAIFSLVVLIDAIRKERNLTVGLLSVAAAFVQLTGYGVGFLSEGWKRLREPAGFKETGASIEYPS